The following proteins are co-located in the Malus sylvestris chromosome 13, drMalSylv7.2, whole genome shotgun sequence genome:
- the LOC126595189 gene encoding RING-H2 finger protein ATL43-like produces the protein MGLLFLFLKPTTPATFFLLLLPTLLLSFLIKTTRAHPHAAAADSHLSTPGFGDIASSVNPSPSPPHPPQPNNAGPTRSSSLRPSIAIIVAVLTTVFSVVFLILLYAKHCKRGALVIVGSNSNSGPTGPAPRKNSGIDRSVVESLPVFRFRSLRGHKDGLECAVCLTRFDQTEVLRLLPKCKHAFHVECVDTWLDAHSTCPLCRYRVDPEDVLLVEDAAKLLHPKNSDVVLEIENDPVFRRISGRHSFAGEHRPGHHQAQTWSFRRSLDSWTAIRMKSEPATVGCFDRPRKDGLLLGQDRTRLEHRIIVSPTGSGSGPGGLQQRWSDVLPSDLLYLRSEMIMSEGLTRQRAQQNENSNGQQASAGPAAGGGPGGIDGKRRSWSCGGSNRATGGNESQQEQQQQRQLKLVARWLAWVSSLSRPAIRTERTTIPTPTTTPPIC, from the coding sequence atgggcctcctctttctttttctcaagCCCACCACCCCCGccaccttcttcctcctcctcctccccacCCTCCTCCTCTCTTTTCTCATCAAAACCACTCGCGCGCACCCACACGCAGCAGCAGCAGATTCCCATCTCTCCACCCCCGGCTTCGGCGACATTGCCAGCTCTGTCAACCCATCTCCCTCACCGCCCCATCCTCCTCAACCCAACAACGCGGGCCCCACCAGATCCTCCTCTCTCCGGCCGAGCATAGCCATAATCGTCGCCGTTCTCACCACCGTCTTCTCAGTCGTCTTCCTTATTCTCCTCTACGCCAAGCACTGCAAGCGCGGTGCTCTAGTTATCGTCGGCTCTAACTCCAATTCCGGACCCACCGGACCCGCCCCACGTAAAAACTCAGGCATTGACCGCTCCGTCGTCGAGTCCCTACCAGTGTTCCGCTTCAGGTCCCTTCGCGGCCATAAGGACGGGCTCGAGTGCGCGGTCTGCCTGACCCGGTTCGACCAAACCGAGGTCCTCCGTCTCCTGCCAAAATGCAAACACGCGTTCCACGTCGAGTGCGTCGATACGTGGCTCGACGCCCACTCCACCTGCCCCCTCTGCCGGTACCGGGTCGACCCCGAAGACGTCCTCTTAGTCGAGGACGCCGCAAAGCTCTTGCATCCGAAGAATAGCGATGTCGTTTTGGAGATCGAGAACGACCCGGTTTTTCGTCGGATTTCGGGGCGGCACTCGTTCGCCGGAGAACACAGACCGGGGCATCATCAAGCCCAAACGTGGTCGTTTCGGAGGTCGCTGGACAGCTGGACAGCAATCCGAATGAAGAGCGAGCCGGCCACCGTCGGATGCTTCGACCGACCCAGAAAAGATGGACTCCTGTTGGGCCAAGACAGGACGAGGTTGGAGCACCGGATCATCGTGTCCCCTACCGGGTCGGGGTCTGGTCCCGGTGGGCTCCAGCAGAGATGGAGCGACGTACTGCCGTCGGATCTTCTGTATCTACGGTCGGAAATGATAATGAGCGAGGGCTTGACACGTCAGCGGGCGCAGCAGAATGAGAATAGTAATGGGCAGCAGGCGAGTGCGGGGCCCGCGGCAGGAGGAGGGCCCGGAGGGATTGATGGGAAGAGGAGATCATGGAGCTGTGGTGGTTCGAACAGAGCGACGGGGGGCAATGAGAGCCAAcaggaacaacaacaacaacgacAGCTCAAGCTTGTGGCCAGGTGGCTGGCCTGGGTTTCTTCTCTCTCGCGACCGGCAATACGGACGGAGCGTACTACTATTCCCACCCCCACTACTACACCGCCCATTTGCTAG